The Methanobrevibacter arboriphilus JCM 13429 = DSM 1125 region TTTTTCAGAATTATTAACTAATAGCTTTGGAGCCATTGTGATGTTTTTAGGTTTTATTTGCATGGATATAAAGAATATGAAAAGAGCAGCTAAAATTGCAAATAACAGCTGAGTCCTATATATAAAACCAAGAGCTAGAACACCAGCAATTAAGATCATTGTGACAATAAGTTTCTTCTCTTCATAACCTTTTGTAGTACTTTTATTTGCCATTACAATTCTTTTACCATCACCAGAAGGAACTGTACGAATCAAAGGATTATTAGAATCTTCAGCATTTGGATAGACTAAAACATCTTGAAGTACTTCTGGAGGTAAAAGTTCTGCCATACCCTTAGCTATCATAGATTTTCCAACACCAGGGTCACCAATAAGAAGAACATTTCTTCTTTGTTTAGCTGCTTTTTTAATGGTTTCAACAGACTCTTCATGCCCAATAACTTGATCTATTAAAAGAGGAGGAACATCAATATCCTTAGTACTCCCAATATCTTCGTAATCTAACATGTTTTGTTTTTCATGATTAGAATCTTCATTACTTTGAGGTAATTCATCTTTATTATTTTCTAAATCATTATCCTCTGATTCAATTTCTTCTTTTCCTATATTCTCATTTTTTTGTTCATCTTCAGAAATATCATCATTCTCCATATTTTCTGCAAGATTGTGATTTTTATTAGTATGATTTTTATTAGTATCAAATGTAATTTTAATCGCCTCTTTCTTAATTGAAGTTTTATTTGGATTTATATCTTTGATAGAGTTCACACTACCATTAATATCATTAAAACAAATATTTTCCGTACTTTTAATATTAGTTTTTTTAATACTATAAGTACTTTTAATATTATTATAATTCATACTACTTTCAAATTTTTTTTGTGAATCATCCAAAAATTTAGAGGATTCTTTATTAATTTTCATATAGTAACCTCAATTAAGCTTGAATTGGATTTTTAACCATTTTACAATTAACTAAAATTTATTTTTTATAATCAATTAAATTTAATTAATATTCAATAGTCTTATTTATCTAATAAACATTTAAATCTTTTTATTATTTTATTGATTATTATTTTTGTTCAACAATAATTTTAATAATAATTATCATTGATTCAAATTATGTTATTAGAAATTTTTTAATATTAGAAATTTTTTTAATAAAATTTAATATTTAGGATAGAATATTATTTATCTTTTTATATATAGAATATGTTAGTTTCAAAAAACATTTTCATCTATTTTGACATAGATTTTCAAATAAAAATAATAAAAAAATAGATAAATATTAAACTAACTTTTTGTATGAATATGTTGTACTCTATCATTAATAAATGTTTTCAATATAAAGTACTTTATAAGTTTTATATAATTATAAAAATTTTTTATTTTTATAAAATTAAGAAATCTTTAATTTTCTAATAATAATAAAAATTTGTAAAAATTATAAAATTATGTAATAAAAATATAAAAAAGAGTGATTAATATAATACCAGTATAATTAAAATAATATCAAATCATTTCTAGTAATATTAAAGTAAATAAAATAATATAAACTTAATTAAAAAAATATGAAACTTAATATTAAATTTTATATTATAATAATTTAATTATGGAAAATATTAACTATTACAGATTATTAATTATTATATTATGTAATTAATTTAAATATGAAAAAAATAAAAATAAATAAATCAATTAAACTTTACTTAAATTAAATTTTAATATATGATTTTATTAAGATATAATTTAATAAAACAAATATCTTATCAAGTTTACAAGAATTATATATTCAACTAACAATTTTATAAGTCCATATTTATATATTAATCAAAAAACTTCTAAAAAATAAAATTATCTAAAAAGGTAAAAAAATGGCTAAATGTATTATGGTTCAAGGAACTTCATCAAATGCAGGAAAAAGTGTTATGGTAGCTGCTCTTTGCAGAATATATTCCAGAAGAGGTTATAAAGTAGCACCATTTAAATCACAGAATATGTCACTTAACTCTTACACTACAAAAGAAAATGGAGAGATAGCTATCGCCCAAGTTTTACAAGCAGAAGCTGCAGATGTTGAACCAAGCATACATATGAATCCTATCCTTCTTAAACCAAAAGGAAATTTCAAATCCCAAGTAATTATCCAAGGAAAAGCTGTAGCTGATATGAATTTTTATGATTATCAGCACAAATTCCGAGAAAAAGCTCTAACAGCAATAAATGAGTCACTTGAAAAACTTAAAAAGGAATATGACATCATTTTTATTGAAGGAGCAGGATCACCAGCAGAAATAAATATGAGAAAAGAAGATTTAGCTAACATGGAAATAGCCCATATAGCTAATGCTGATGTACTACTTGTTGCAGATATTGATAAAGGAGGAGTTTTTGCATCAATAGCTGGAACTTTCTCACTTTTAGATGATTATGATAGATCAAGACTGAAAGCAGTTATAATAAACAAATTTAGTGGAAATTTAGATATATTAATGCCTGGAATTGAAAAAATAGAGAAAATTATTGATGCCCCAGTTTTAGGAGTTTTACCTTATGATCATGACCTTCATTTACCAGAAGAAGATTCTGCATCATTATTTGAGCATAAATTTAATTCAAATAAGGATGTTGTTATTGGAGTTATTCGTCTGCCTAAAATAGCTAATTTTACAGATATTGATCCTTTTGAATTTGAAGATGATGTTGGTTTAAAGCTTATTGATATAAATGATAATATAATAAATCCTAATGGTGAAATTATTGATATTGATGCAATTTTAATACCTGGAACAAGAAACACAACCGAAGATATGATAGCTATAGAAAAAAGTGGAATGGCTAATCAAATAAGAGAGATTAACAAGAAACATCCTAATGTTCCAATAGTAGGAATATGCGGAGGATATCAAATTCTTGGAAAAAAAATATATGATGAAAATAGAAGAGAATCTGAGGAAGGGTCAGTTGATGGTCTTGGTCTTTTAAATATAGAAACATTTTTTAAGAACAATCTTTCAGAAGAAAAAATTGTCGAACAAAGTGAGGGAGTTATATTAAATGAAGGAACAATTAAAGATGAATATGGAGACTTTAAAAACATATTCTCATCTATAAAAGGTGAAATAATTAAAGGTTATGAAATTCATGAAGGAATTACAACATTAGACCCCTCCCATTATAACAATAATAACAATAACACTACTAATACTACTAATAATAATAACGCTGATAATTATAACAATACTGTTAATGATAATAACGCTGATAATTATAATAATACTGATGATAATAATAATTATAAAAATAATAACATTAATAAAAATAATAAAGACACTAATAATTTTAGAACCGAATTACCATTATTAAAAATAAAGAAAGGTATAGGAAACATAAAACAAAAAGATGAGAAAATGCTCTTTGATGGAGCAATAAATGGAAATGTATTTGGTAGCTATTTCCATGGGATATTTCATAATTATAACTTTAGAAGAGAATTTTTAAATTATATAAGAAAAAATAAAGGGCTTGAAACAAAGTTTGAAGAAGACCCTTATGAAACAAAAAAAGATTATTCTATTGACAGATTAGCTAAAATAGTTGAAGAAAACTTAGATATGGAATTCATTGATAATCTATTAAATAATCAGGAATAAATTAATAGATAAATTAATAGATAAATTAATAAATAAAATAATAAATAAATTAATATCAAAGAATTAAAGCATGGAAAAATAAAACCAGTAAATAAAATTAACAAATAAAAATAAGATTAAAAACATTAATTAAAAGAATTAATTTTAAACATTGATAAAATAATCTAATTATTAATTGTATTATATTCATTTAATAAAACTTTTTTATCCAATGCAAACTATTTTACTACAATTAAATAAAAATAAAGTAT contains the following coding sequences:
- the cobQ gene encoding cobyric acid synthase CobQ; the protein is MAKCIMVQGTSSNAGKSVMVAALCRIYSRRGYKVAPFKSQNMSLNSYTTKENGEIAIAQVLQAEAADVEPSIHMNPILLKPKGNFKSQVIIQGKAVADMNFYDYQHKFREKALTAINESLEKLKKEYDIIFIEGAGSPAEINMRKEDLANMEIAHIANADVLLVADIDKGGVFASIAGTFSLLDDYDRSRLKAVIINKFSGNLDILMPGIEKIEKIIDAPVLGVLPYDHDLHLPEEDSASLFEHKFNSNKDVVIGVIRLPKIANFTDIDPFEFEDDVGLKLIDINDNIINPNGEIIDIDAILIPGTRNTTEDMIAIEKSGMANQIREINKKHPNVPIVGICGGYQILGKKIYDENRRESEEGSVDGLGLLNIETFFKNNLSEEKIVEQSEGVILNEGTIKDEYGDFKNIFSSIKGEIIKGYEIHEGITTLDPSHYNNNNNNTTNTTNNNNADNYNNTVNDNNADNYNNTDDNNNYKNNNINKNNKDTNNFRTELPLLKIKKGIGNIKQKDEKMLFDGAINGNVFGSYFHGIFHNYNFRREFLNYIRKNKGLETKFEEDPYETKKDYSIDRLAKIVEENLDMEFIDNLLNNQE